The Candidatus Binataceae bacterium region CCGACTGCTTCGAGGCTCTCGCGAAGGAGCCAAACGAAAACCTGGACGCGGTTGTCTCCCTGGATCTGATCGAGCATTTCAGCAAGCCCGAGCTGTGCCGTTTGGCGGGCGAGATCGCCCGAGTCCTGAAGCCGACGGGCCGCTGGATCATCCACTGCCCCAACGGCGAGTCGCCGTTTTGCGGCAGCGTACGTTACGGGGATTTCACCCATGAGCTTTGTTTCACGCAGCATTCGCTGCGGCAACTGCTGACGGCATACCGATTTTCGAGGATTGAATGTTTCGAGGACGGCCCGATTCCCCACGGCTTTACCAGCGTGGTTCGCTTGGCGCTCTGGCGTACGATCCATCTGACGCTTCGCGCCTGCATGGTGATCGAAACCGGGCAGATCGGCGCGCGGCCGATATTTACGCAGAACCTCTTCTGCGTAGCCTATAAATAATGGATTTGTCGCGACCGGGCCCCGAAGCAGGCATATCGATTCTCATTCCCGCGAGGAACGAGGAGAAGAACATCGAGAAGTGCCTGCGGACGCTCGCGTGGTCTGACGACGTCTGGGTAGTTGACTCCAACAGCAGCGATCGGACGGTGGAGATCGCCCAGGGACTAGGAGCCAAGGTTGCGCAATTCCGTTGGGACGGACAAGGGCCGCGCAAAAAGAACTGGGCGCTCAAAAACATCCCGTGGAAACACGAATGGGTACTGATCGTCGATGCCGACGAGGAAGTCACGCCACCGTTGGCCGAGGAGATCAAGCGGGTCTGCGCCAATACCGACAAGGCGGGCTTTCAGATCAGATATGATTACTATTTCCTGGGTAAGGCTCTCCGCCATGGCGACCCGCTCTGGAAGTTCATCCTCATGCGCCATGCCGTCGCCCGCTACGAAACGGTCAATGTTCCCGACGTAACCGGTTACGACGTCGAGCTGCACGAGCAGCCGATTGTCAACGGCCAGGTCGGCAGGTTGCGCAACAAGATGATCCACCGGGACAACGACGATCTGCACCATTTTTTCGCTCGCCACAATATCTATTCGGATTGGGAAGCGCTGCTTCTGACCAAGTATGGGGATCTGAACGGCGGCGAGGTGGTGCCGCGGCTTTTCGGCGACAAGATTCAAAGACGGCGCTGGTTGAAGCGTACCTTCTTGAAGACGCCCGGCAAACCGTTCGTCTATTTTCTCTATTCCTACATCGGGCGACTTGGTTTCCTCGATGGACGGCCGGGGTTTATCTACCAGGTCCTCAAATCCTGCTATTGGTACCAGGTCTCGGCCAAGAGGTACGAGATTCGGCTGCTGCAAAGGAGCTGAGTGAAGCATAGCTCCATAGACGCGACCAACGGCGGCAGGCTCGGCAGCGAGGGCCCGCTGCGGGTCCTGCACGTGATTCAGTCCGTCGCCCCGGGCTACGGCGGTCCCAGCGCCGCGGTGCTGGGGATGTGCCGGGCGGTGCGGGGCTTCGGGGTCCAGGCCGAGATCTTTACTACGAATGTCGACGTCGATGGATTTCTAGACGTTCCTTTCCGCGAACGAAGGGAGTTCGAGGGTGTGCCGACAACTTTCTTCCCGCCTCAACTATCGCCGCGGCGGTTTCGCTTCTCCCTACCGTTTGCGCGAGCTCTCTTTCACAGCGTGCGTTACTTCGATCTGCTGCACATCCATTCCCTCTATAATTTCCCCGCTGCCGTGGCAGCCTGGTGCTGCCGGCGGTGCCGGGTACCCTATATTCTCCGTCCCCACGGCACGCTCGACCCGTATCACTTCCGGCAGCGCCGGCTGGTTAAAGCCGGCTACGAGGCTCTGTTCGAGCGGCGCAACCTGGCCTTCGCCGCCGCCGTCCATTTCACTAGCGACGAAGAGATGCGCCTGGCCCGAATGACGAAATGGAGCTTTCAGGGGGTGGTGGTACCGCTGGGCGTCGATGTCCCGCCCGCTGCGCCGCCCGACCGGAGTATCGCCGAGAGCATGTGGCCCAGGTGCAAGGGAAAGCGTGTCGTGCTCTTTCTTGGGCGGCTCGACGAAAAGAAGGGGTTAGATCTGCTGATCCCGGCTTTCGCCAAGTTGGTGCGCCAGCGGCCAGATCTGCATCTGCTGATCGCCGGGCCCGAAAACGGCGGTTATGGACGCACGATCCGTGCGCTAGCCAGAGAATTGCGGGTCGAAGATGCGGTTACGTTTGCGGGAATGGTGCGGTGGGAGGCGAAGGCAGGCGCGTTCGCCTCGGCGGAGCTCTTCGTGCTGCCCTCGCGCAGCGAGAATTTTGGCGTGGCGGTGGTGGAGGCGATGGCGGCGGGACTGCCGGTAGTGGTCTCCGAACACGTCAACATAGCGCCGCGTATCGTCGCGGCTGGCGCGGGCGTGGAAGTGGCGCTCGATATCGGGGATATAGAGAAGGCGATGGCCAGCCTGCTCGACAATCCCGCGCGGGCGCAAGCCATGGGCCACTTGGCGCGGGCGCTGGTGCAGGCGGAGTTTTCCTGGGAGCGGGCGGGCGCACGCCTGGCCGAGCTGTATCGTGGTGCTCTGCGGACGTTCCGTCGCCGTTCGCCCGTTGCGGAGGATTCAGAGGCGGACGCATGCGCGTGACGGCGAAGCTTTACGACTATCTTCTTTGGCGAGCGGTGTTCTTAAAACCACGGCTTCACCGCGCGCTCAGCCGCTTGGTTTATCCTGCTCGCGAGGGTTTTTATACTTTCGGCTTTGCGCCCGCCTACATTCACTGCCAGAAGGAACTTGGCGTGTATCGTATCGGGCGCGCGGCGACCAGGCTTCGATACTTGCGGTAAGAGATGCCCATGCTGATGATCCTGCTGAGCTTGTTGGAGCCGGACGCAACGTTTGTTGATTGCGGCGCAAACGTCGGCGCCTGGTCCGCCAACGTCGCTAGCATGGCGCGCATCCTGCCCGGCATCAAAGTTATAGCGTTCGAGCCTCATCCCGACACCTTCGCCAGGCTAGTGAAGACCATGGCGAGCTACCCCGACGCCGAATGCCACAATTTTGCCTTGTCCGATCGGCGCCGGCAGCTTCGGTTGAGCGAGGGTGCGGGCAGCCAGACCTTTGGGGTAGCAAGAAGCCATTTTCAGATCGAACGTGAGACACGCATGGTGGAAGCACGGCCACTGGACGAATTTCTCGGCGGCCGGCAGCGCATCTTCATCACGATAGATGTCGAAGGTCACGAGTACGAGGTACTGCGTGGCGCGCGGCGCACCTTGTCCAGCGGGCGGGTGCGTGCCGTGCTGATCGACGGCTGTGATCGCGAGTATAGAGACGCAATCGTGGCTGAGATGTCCCAGCTCGGCTTCGATCTGCGCAGCCTTCACACGCTACGGCCGTTGGGCGCGGAGGATAGGATTCTCGCTCTCGGCAGTCGCGAATCGCGTGCGGAATAGAGCCGATATCCGGCGGTTGACAATTAAAGAGGATGTGGCTGTATGCCGCATTTAAATGCGGCAACTGCGCCGCTTGGTGAGCCTATGTGTGGTTTGGCTGCGGTCTTTGCCTATGGAGCGAGCGCGCCGTCCGCCAATGAGCGCGAGATCCTCAAGATTCGCGACGCCATGATCGCGCGCGGGCCGGACGGGGCCGGGGTTTGGATGTCTGAGGACCGGCGGGTCGGGCTGGCGCATCGGCGGTTGGCTTTGGTCGACCTGAGCGAGACCGGGGCGCAGCCGATGGCTAATGCCGACGGTTCGCTGGTCATCAGCTTCAATGGCGAGATCTACAATTATCGTGAATTACGCCATGAACTTGAGGGTGAGGGTTTCCGGTTTCGCTCCACCTGCGACACCGAAGTCTTGCTCCATCTGTATGCCGCCCGTGGGCTTGGTATGTTCAACCAGCTCCGCGGCATGTATGCTTTTGCGCTTTGGGACGGGGGGCGACGGCGGCTAACTCTGGCGCGCGATCCTTTCGGGATGAAGCCGCTTTACTACGCCGACGACGGCCGCACCATCCGAGTTGCCTCCCAGGTCAAGGCGCTAATCCGCGGCGGTGGTGTTGCGTCGGAGCTTGACGACGCCGCCCAGGTGGCATTTTTTCTCCTTGGTTACGTGCCCGATCCCTGGACCGTCCACAAAAAGATCAAAGCATTGCCGGCTGGCAACTACCTGACGCTCGAGCAGAGTGGCGCGCGCAAACTTGACTGCTTTTGCGACATCTCCCACCTGCTCGCTCAAGTCGGAGCGAGTAGTTACCGCTCGCCTGCCGAAGATGTCGCG contains the following coding sequences:
- a CDS encoding class I SAM-dependent methyltransferase produces the protein MKPDYRLTSAPEHYRDAIYQSYLTGQGEESAETVGVHIGVRKAYCRRIIAEFFPPNRDASILELACGYGALIHHARVAGYENIRGVDISPEQVAAAHRAGVANVTQADCFEALAKEPNENLDAVVSLDLIEHFSKPELCRLAGEIARVLKPTGRWIIHCPNGESPFCGSVRYGDFTHELCFTQHSLRQLLTAYRFSRIECFEDGPIPHGFTSVVRLALWRTIHLTLRACMVIETGQIGARPIFTQNLFCVAYK
- a CDS encoding glycosyltransferase family 2 protein translates to MDLSRPGPEAGISILIPARNEEKNIEKCLRTLAWSDDVWVVDSNSSDRTVEIAQGLGAKVAQFRWDGQGPRKKNWALKNIPWKHEWVLIVDADEEVTPPLAEEIKRVCANTDKAGFQIRYDYYFLGKALRHGDPLWKFILMRHAVARYETVNVPDVTGYDVELHEQPIVNGQVGRLRNKMIHRDNDDLHHFFARHNIYSDWEALLLTKYGDLNGGEVVPRLFGDKIQRRRWLKRTFLKTPGKPFVYFLYSYIGRLGFLDGRPGFIYQVLKSCYWYQVSAKRYEIRLLQRS
- a CDS encoding glycosyltransferase, with product MKHSSIDATNGGRLGSEGPLRVLHVIQSVAPGYGGPSAAVLGMCRAVRGFGVQAEIFTTNVDVDGFLDVPFRERREFEGVPTTFFPPQLSPRRFRFSLPFARALFHSVRYFDLLHIHSLYNFPAAVAAWCCRRCRVPYILRPHGTLDPYHFRQRRLVKAGYEALFERRNLAFAAAVHFTSDEEMRLARMTKWSFQGVVVPLGVDVPPAAPPDRSIAESMWPRCKGKRVVLFLGRLDEKKGLDLLIPAFAKLVRQRPDLHLLIAGPENGGYGRTIRALARELRVEDAVTFAGMVRWEAKAGAFASAELFVLPSRSENFGVAVVEAMAAGLPVVVSEHVNIAPRIVAAGAGVEVALDIGDIEKAMASLLDNPARAQAMGHLARALVQAEFSWERAGARLAELYRGALRTFRRRSPVAEDSEADACA
- a CDS encoding FkbM family methyltransferase; protein product: MLMILLSLLEPDATFVDCGANVGAWSANVASMARILPGIKVIAFEPHPDTFARLVKTMASYPDAECHNFALSDRRRQLRLSEGAGSQTFGVARSHFQIERETRMVEARPLDEFLGGRQRIFITIDVEGHEYEVLRGARRTLSSGRVRAVLIDGCDREYRDAIVAEMSQLGFDLRSLHTLRPLGAEDRILALGSRESRAE